The Papaver somniferum cultivar HN1 chromosome 3, ASM357369v1, whole genome shotgun sequence genome includes a region encoding these proteins:
- the LOC113355276 gene encoding COP1-interactive protein 1-like, translating to MTKHGFSESIKSFFGDHIHHEKTQEHESNKTDFEDKVKKLLKLTKEVDNEAESDKSSEIVHLVENVHEQYESLHNRYSHLTGQLRSKADYKGKTDGSSSSSSSSDSESDHSSKKQTKKKSKGENGSKNLTESLKHEPEVTNKKLAAISDEIEALYLKMQESDKIIEDLKKIEAELNQKLEDRKKENEALITEKSTVVAKMEEREDAFSALTKKYSDLESEKSAAVHGLEAQIADLKLEFDALTTREKDLQEQIESKTSEAIQLREENSSLQLLKTELQDQVLVVESKLSEKIEEISGVLSNLQTEIDTLRLQNGELEQQVKTRTSFANQLKEDISALDILKSNLEGRIIGSEEDLRSKEGNLNDLLKQLEDVKTKTSEEGDALREDLKAKIKNLELEVGSLGAQKSELEEQLSIKVSQAEQSWGENSGLRMLKSSMEEQISNLNNLVEEMKGKEENLCDQLRKVEGDKNEALAETNTLVEGLKIQVSSRSRFLEQTEKRVRGAGKSYVP from the exons ATGACGAAACATGGGTTTAGCGagtcaataaaatccttctttgggGATCACATTCATCATGAGAAAACCCAAGAACATGAAAGTAATAAAACAG ATTTCGAGGATAAAGTAAAGAAATTGTTGAAGCTGACCAAAGAAGTAGATAATGAAGCAGAATCTGACAAAAGTTCAGAAATCGTTCATCTGGTTGAGAATGTCCACGAACAATATGAATCCCTCCATAATCGTTACAGTCATCTCACTGGACAGCTACGAAGCAAGGCTGATTACAAGGGTAAAACAGATGGAAGCTCTTCATCTTCCTCCAGCTCAGACTCGGAATCTGACCATTCTTCGAAGAAGCAAACCAAGAAAAAAAGCAAAGGAGAGAATGGGTCTAAAAATCTTACAGAAAGCCTGAAACATGAACCTGAAGTTACAAATAAGAAATTGGCTGCTATCAGTGATGAGATAGAAGCTTTATATTTGAAAATGCAAGAATCAGATAAAATCATTGAAGATCTCAAAAAGATAGAAGCtgaattgaaccagaaattggaagacagaaagaaagaaaatgaagctTTGATCACGGAGAAGTCAACGGTTGTGGCCAAGATGGAAGAGAGGGAAGATGCATTTTCTGCACTTACAAAGAAATACTCAGACCTCGAAAGTGAAAAATCAGCTGCAGTTCACGGGTTAGAGGCGCAGATAGCTGACCTCAAACTGGAATTTGACGCCCTAACTACCAGAGAAAAGGACCTTCAAGAACAAATTGAAAGTAAAACCAGTGAAGCTATACAGTTGAGAGAGGAAAACTCCAGTTTGCAGTTACTCAAAACTGAATTGCAAGATCAAGTTTTGGTCGTGGAAAGCAAATTGAGCGAAAAAATAGAAGAGATCTCTGGTGTTCTGAGTAACCTTCAAACAGAAATAGACACGTTGAGACTTCAGAATGGCGAATTGGAACAACAGGTGAAGACCAGAACCTCCTTTGCTAACCAGTTGAAAGAGGATATTTCTGCGTTGGACATTCTGAAATCCAACTTGGAAGGGCGAATTATTGGTTCAGAAGAAGATTTGAGATCGAAAGAAGGTAATCTCAATGACCTCCTGAAACAACTCGAGGATGTTAAGACTAAAACATCAGAAGAAGGTGATGCCTTAAGGGAGGatttaaaagcaaaaataaaGAACTTGGAACTGGAGGTAGGCTCGTTGGGTGCCCAGAAAAGCGAGCTAGAAGAGCAGTTAAGCATTAAAGTCAGCCAGGCAGAACAGTCATGGGGAGAGAACTCTGGGCTGCGAATGTTGAAATCTAGCATGGAAGAACAGATCTCTAATCTGAATAATTTGGTAGAGGAAATGAAAGGGAAAGAAGAGAACCTTTGTGATCAGCTAAGAAAAGTTGAGGGTGACAAGAATGAAGCACTAGCAGAAACCAATACACTTGTGGAAGGCTTAAAGATACAGGTAAGCAGCCGAAGTAGATTCCTTGAGCAGACAGAAAAGCGAGTCAGAGGAGCAGGGAAAAGCTATGTCCCATGA